The following proteins are encoded in a genomic region of Enoplosus armatus isolate fEnoArm2 chromosome 11, fEnoArm2.hap1, whole genome shotgun sequence:
- the znf385b gene encoding zinc finger protein 385B produces the protein MKTPLSPSQLLESGQIFAFGGMCQELMDRPMPTTISLSVQQTPSRGQGVAYSLCEVCNLQLTSAAQAQVHYNGRSHLRRVRQLQAGETGQQAAAGAQSRSLPQATGLSSQATGLTPSPGPNPGLSAPSTTAGSGCGAVGGALPGLIGATGPSVMMKPFLTFPVETTSPVGLFPNFNTMDPVQKAVINHTFGVTLVPKKKQVISCNVCQLRFNSDSQAEAHYRGSRHAKKVKSQENKAKVKLSITGETNGSGTSPAGPAPPVSANSSTNQHTDLLSALTDSSSSLKPFLLRSSSPLSSSSPSSSRAGSEPPPSSPPSALPAPGLFSSPSSSSSSSKASPPPPPPAPVTSSSPPTPPPPSQASSQDAPLSVESEEEKAKKLLYCSLCKVAVNSLSQLEAHNAGSKHKTMLEARSGAGPIKAYPRPGAKLKNVSSSGVKGSGLQNKTFHCQICDVHVNSEIQLKQHISSRRHKDRVAGKPGKPKYSPYNKQQRSSLTKELVKPSLSPSFLSTPFAPPPSSLTSTISLPPTSLSSSPLLTPTSSPLTTAISLHPRPPASSSLFTASFLRPAPGPIRTSQGSILFTPY, from the exons aTGAAGACTCCTCTCAGCCCCTCTCAGCTCCTGGAGAGTGGGCAGATCTTTGCCTTTGGAGGGATGTGTCAAGAGCTGATGGACAGGCCCATGCCTACAACCATCAGTCTCTCTGTCCAGCAGACACCATCCCGAG GTCAGGGCGTGGCCTACTCGCTGTGTGAAGTGTGTAACCTGCAGCTGACCTCTGCTGCTCAGGCCCAGGTGCACTACAATGGCAGGTCTCACCTCCGGAGAGTGAGACAACTCCAGGCTGGAGAGACGGGACAACAGGCAGCAG CAGGGGCACAGTCTAGATCTCTTCCTCAGGCCACAGGGCTCAGCTCCCAGGCTACAGGACTAACTCCGAGCCCAGGCCCCAACCCGGGCCTCAGTGCTCCATCCACGACTGCAG GAAGTGGGTGTGGTGCAGTGGGCGGGGCGTTGCCAGGGCTGATAGGCGCCACTGGTCCCTCAGTGATGATGAAACCGTTCCTGACGTTTCCTGTTGAGACGACGTCGCCAGTTGGACTTTTCCCAAACTTCAACAcg ATGGACCCGGTGCAGAAGGCTGTCATCAACCACACCTTTGGTGTTACCTTGGTACCCAAGAAGAAACAGGTCATCTCATGTAACGTGTGCCAGCTGAGGTTCAACTCTGAT TCTCAGGCAGAAGCTCATTACAGAGGCAGTCGTCATGCCAAGAAGGTCAAGTCTCAGGAGAACAAGGCCAAGGTCAAGCTGTCAATCACTGGAGAGACCAATGGGAGTGGCACAAGTCCTGCTGGCCCCGCCCCTCCTGTCTCAGCTAACAGCAGCACCAATCAGCACACAG ATCTCTTATCTGCCCTCACagactcctcctcttctctaaaacccttcctcctccgctcgtcctcccctctctcctcctcctccccctcctctagCAGAGCAGGCAGTGAGCCTCCTCCCTCCAGTCCTCCCTCCGCACTCCCCGCCCCGggcctcttctcctctccttcgtcctcttcctcttcttccaaagcctctccacctccccctcctccagctcctgtcacctcctcctcgccccccactcctcctcctccttcccagGCCTCCTCCCAGGATGCTCCACTCTCAGtggagtcagaggaggagaaagcgAAGAAGCTGTTGTACTGCTCTCTGTGTAAAGTCGCCGTCAACTCTCTGTCTCAGCTGGAGGCTCATAACGCCG GTTCAAAGCACAAGACGATGTTGGAGGCTCGGAGCGGCGCCGGGCCGATCAAGGCGTATCCTCGACCCGGAGCCAAGCTGAAGAACGTCAGCAGCTCCGGAGTGAAGGGCTCCGGCCTGCAGAACAAAACCTTCCACTGCCAGATCTGTGACGTCCATGTCAACTCTGAGATCCAACTCAAACAG cacaTCTCCAGCAGGAGGCACAAAGACAGAGTGGCAGGAAAACCCGGCAAACCCAAATACAGCCCTTATAACAAACAGCAGCGCAGCTCACTCACT aAGGAGTTGGTGaagccctccctctctccctccttcctctccactcccttcgctcctccaccctcctccctcacctccacAATCTCGctccctcccacctctctctcctcctcccccctcctcactccCACCTCCTCACCCCTCACCACCgccatctctctccatcctcgCCCTCCAGCCTCCTCGTCGCTCTTCACCGCCTCCTTCCTGCGTCCGGCTCCTGGACCAATCAGAACGAGCCAAGGATCGATTCTCTTCACACCCTACTGA